A portion of the Streptomyces sp. NBC_00376 genome contains these proteins:
- a CDS encoding phosphotransferase family protein, whose protein sequence is MTTAVVRALGDLAHRAAHEHPGDPCACPPPAVLADREDGTVVRSGAVVAKAHAAGTDTSGLLTRLTLANDPRLTGILLAPLIPGPCTPSATLHGRPVTLWPHGRPVDPGDPDAAPWEDAAVLLAGLHRTPAPPLALPPMRGPAKAALAVARMRAARPGDPATASVLEAWHRLPAWARDEAAAPPHRSRYLCHGDLHLGQLVRHPAPHGPWLLIDVDDAGLGDPAWDLARPAAWYAAGILPPEVWLRFLDAYRAAGGPAVRAEGDPWPDLDVPARALTVQAAALALAKSAMEGRTPDEVEQTMIETCARIASLPPELGAEHSS, encoded by the coding sequence GTGACCACCGCAGTCGTACGCGCGCTGGGCGATCTCGCCCATCGGGCCGCCCACGAACACCCCGGGGACCCCTGCGCCTGTCCGCCCCCGGCGGTGCTCGCGGACCGTGAGGACGGCACGGTGGTCCGCAGCGGGGCCGTCGTGGCCAAGGCCCACGCCGCCGGAACGGATACCTCCGGTCTGCTCACCCGCCTCACCCTCGCGAACGACCCGCGCCTCACCGGCATCCTGCTCGCCCCGCTGATCCCCGGCCCCTGTACACCGTCCGCCACGCTCCACGGCCGCCCCGTCACGCTCTGGCCCCACGGCAGGCCCGTCGACCCCGGCGACCCCGACGCCGCCCCCTGGGAGGACGCCGCCGTTCTGCTGGCCGGGCTGCATCGGACCCCGGCCCCGCCCCTGGCGCTCCCGCCCATGCGGGGCCCCGCGAAGGCCGCGCTCGCCGTCGCCCGGATGCGCGCCGCCCGGCCCGGCGACCCGGCCACCGCCTCCGTACTCGAAGCCTGGCACCGCCTGCCGGCCTGGGCCCGCGACGAGGCCGCCGCGCCCCCGCACCGCTCGCGCTACCTCTGCCACGGTGATCTGCACCTCGGACAGCTCGTCCGCCACCCGGCCCCGCACGGCCCCTGGCTGCTCATCGACGTCGACGACGCGGGTCTCGGCGATCCCGCCTGGGACCTCGCCCGCCCCGCCGCCTGGTACGCGGCCGGGATCCTGCCCCCCGAGGTCTGGCTCCGGTTCCTGGACGCCTACCGGGCGGCGGGCGGCCCCGCCGTCCGTGCCGAGGGCGATCCCTGGCCGGACCTGGATGTCCCGGCCCGCGCCCTGACCGTACAGGCCGCCGCGCTGGCATTGGCCAAGTCCGCGATGGAAG